A single genomic interval of Agromyces cerinus harbors:
- a CDS encoding DUF6325 family protein, whose protein sequence is MTEQALDELGPVDYLVIEFPAGQADFTGEIAEELVRLVEAGTIRLIDAIVLTKDADGTVDAAEFEDLEDLGPLVVLEAELAELLAAEDVEHLANAMEPGSVAGVIVYENLWAAPFAAAARRAGGQLIASGRIPIQAIIASIEADEDTEETGA, encoded by the coding sequence ATGACGGAGCAGGCACTGGATGAACTCGGACCGGTCGACTACCTGGTCATCGAGTTCCCCGCAGGGCAGGCGGACTTCACGGGGGAGATCGCCGAGGAGCTCGTACGGCTCGTCGAGGCCGGCACGATCCGGCTCATCGACGCGATCGTGCTGACGAAGGACGCGGACGGCACCGTCGATGCGGCGGAGTTCGAAGACCTCGAGGATCTGGGCCCGCTGGTCGTACTCGAGGCGGAGCTCGCCGAGCTGCTCGCGGCGGAGGATGTGGAGCACCTCGCGAATGCGATGGAGCCGGGCAGCGTCGCCGGGGTCATCGTCTACGAGAACCTCTGGGCAGCGCCGTTCGCCGCAGCCGCTCGCCGGGCCGGCGGTCAGCTGATCGCGAGCGGACGGATCCCGATCCAGGCGATCATCGCCTCGATCGAAGCCGACGAGGACACCGAAGAGACAGGAGCCTGA
- a CDS encoding class I SAM-dependent methyltransferase, translating to MGDKLGEPDLAGGFAAAAAASIELDDALWNPISTAAVARAHPRFDEVVLDACCGDGASALPTAELVGPGGVVDAVDFAEPLVDAARERAGERMPQLRLHVADVTTWEPTGYDLVQCVLGVFHFPDLDADTRHLIERARPGGRVAITVWAGGAFDPLPELLAEALPDGGASLDAAVPRAAGLESIDTAGSLAQWLTGLGLAGVRAHTVQRHLDLTPELLWLLVEGTALRFMLGGLGAPAVEKVRKRYLAAVKARDVTSIDVTTLIAIGQRPA from the coding sequence ATGGGGGACAAGTTGGGGGAACCTGATCTCGCTGGAGGATTCGCGGCTGCGGCCGCGGCATCCATCGAGCTCGACGACGCGCTGTGGAATCCGATCTCGACCGCGGCGGTGGCGCGCGCGCACCCGCGGTTCGACGAGGTCGTGCTCGACGCCTGCTGCGGCGACGGCGCATCCGCACTGCCGACGGCCGAGCTGGTGGGACCCGGCGGTGTCGTCGACGCGGTCGACTTCGCCGAACCGCTCGTCGATGCGGCGCGCGAGCGAGCGGGCGAGCGGATGCCGCAGCTCCGGCTGCACGTCGCCGACGTCACGACGTGGGAGCCCACCGGGTACGACCTCGTGCAGTGCGTGCTCGGCGTCTTCCACTTCCCCGACCTCGACGCCGACACGCGTCACCTGATCGAACGCGCACGGCCGGGCGGTCGGGTCGCGATCACGGTGTGGGCGGGGGGCGCGTTCGATCCGCTTCCCGAGCTGCTCGCCGAGGCGCTGCCCGATGGCGGAGCTTCACTCGATGCCGCGGTGCCTCGCGCGGCGGGTCTCGAGTCGATCGACACGGCGGGCAGTCTCGCGCAGTGGCTCACGGGGCTCGGCCTCGCGGGCGTGCGGGCGCACACCGTGCAACGGCACCTCGATCTGACGCCCGAGCTGTTGTGGCTGCTCGTCGAAGGCACGGCGTTGCGCTTCATGCTCGGCGGCCTCGGCGCTCCCGCGGTCGAGAAGGTGCGGAAGCGCTACCTCGCGGCGGTGAAGGCGCGCGACGTGACCTCCATCGACGTGACGACGCTCATCGCGATCGGTCAGCGCCCGGCGTAG
- a CDS encoding FKBP-type peptidyl-prolyl cis-trans isomerase has product MNRAMRRAAPLALASATALLLAGCATGSEPEATKTPDAAAECMDVTSGDLSDGVKVEGEFAGTPTATFTTPLEADELERTIAIEGDGDETASGDQMNVVVTAFSGTSGETLFSQPTTIKVGDEQVYESFRAGIDCVPVGSRSVIVAPAATLYGEEGNETIGVAAGETVVIVVDVVEEKKPLKPAEWTENVPEVKFGAEGEPPTVTLPDTEPSTELQMKVLEEGDGDEVKEGDSVTVQYQGISWTTGEIFDQSYTRGSASTFTTDGVIQGFGAALVGQKVGTKLIVTIPPEYAYGTDAAAHQLGGQTLVFLVEIEGTEAVK; this is encoded by the coding sequence ATGAACCGTGCCATGCGCCGTGCCGCGCCCCTCGCGCTCGCCTCCGCGACCGCCCTGCTCCTCGCCGGTTGCGCCACCGGTTCGGAGCCCGAAGCGACGAAGACGCCCGACGCCGCCGCGGAGTGCATGGACGTCACGTCCGGGGACCTCAGTGACGGCGTGAAGGTCGAGGGCGAGTTCGCAGGAACCCCGACCGCGACGTTCACCACTCCGCTCGAGGCCGACGAGCTCGAGCGCACGATCGCCATCGAGGGCGACGGCGACGAGACCGCCTCGGGCGACCAGATGAACGTCGTCGTGACGGCCTTCTCGGGCACGAGCGGCGAGACGCTGTTCTCGCAGCCGACCACGATCAAGGTCGGCGACGAGCAGGTCTACGAATCGTTCCGCGCGGGCATCGACTGCGTGCCCGTGGGATCGCGCTCCGTGATCGTCGCCCCGGCCGCGACGCTCTACGGCGAAGAGGGCAACGAGACCATCGGCGTCGCCGCCGGCGAGACCGTCGTCATCGTCGTCGACGTCGTCGAGGAGAAGAAGCCGCTGAAGCCCGCCGAGTGGACCGAGAACGTTCCCGAGGTCAAGTTCGGCGCCGAGGGCGAGCCGCCCACGGTCACCCTGCCCGACACCGAGCCGTCGACCGAGCTGCAGATGAAGGTGCTCGAAGAGGGCGACGGCGACGAGGTGAAGGAGGGCGACAGCGTCACCGTGCAGTACCAGGGCATCAGCTGGACCACTGGCGAGATCTTCGACCAGAGCTACACCCGTGGTTCGGCGTCGACGTTCACGACCGACGGCGTCATCCAGGGCTTCGGCGCTGCACTGGTCGGCCAGAAGGTCGGCACCAAGCTCATCGTCACGATCCCGCCGGAGTACGCGTACGGCACGGATGCCGCGGCGCACCAGCTCGGCGGGCAGACCCTCGTCTTCCTCGTGGAGATCGAGGGCACTGAAGCCGTGAAGTAG
- a CDS encoding PHP domain-containing protein has translation MCDPHATDCTDPHDADAELARLGFSRRDMLRTAGIVLAAGALTGAQTLGSGAAPAIALRAASGGANDPALRWLVGDHHVHTQFSHDAKYRLAQQLDAAERYGVDWLAFTEHANFAHAEQGVFSSLEQIQQERDARDLLIFQGLEWYIPAAEHGSVLVAPGHDSARVLRAFELAWDGKLNRWERPANAAQQAEWERRAAEAIAWLGAQKRSGLIEDAVVLANHPLRLGIDSPHELRAWRDADPEIMIGMEGAPGAQGSAISQNTHAGDQRGEYTNAPRADSWPGLPADAYRPYGGFDWATATVGGLWDAMLAEGKPFWITSNSDNHLTVKDTWVTGAYPPGEPYASLPNEFDRWAVLGKRPDPVDTGSPQGGSDFWPGQFSRLHTGVTTRSYAGVLQAMRLGRMWVDHGHLLSGFDVRVRATMPGTGRGRGNGAGNGWGNAAGTGATLGGRVAARRGQDVEVTITVTTTDYANAAGIVPQLAHVDLISGPVTGASADADAMRAPETRVAARFDTTTRRGTFTLTHVFEDVDRPFYVRFRGSDGKRQGAGYHGATVDPGGPLRHGDGEGDPWQDTWFYANPVFVDVR, from the coding sequence ATGTGCGACCCTCACGCCACTGACTGCACGGACCCCCACGATGCCGATGCCGAGCTCGCGCGGCTCGGATTCTCGCGCCGCGACATGCTGCGCACCGCGGGCATCGTGCTCGCCGCCGGCGCGCTGACCGGTGCGCAGACCCTTGGATCGGGAGCCGCCCCCGCGATCGCCCTCAGAGCCGCGAGCGGCGGAGCGAACGACCCCGCGCTCAGGTGGCTCGTGGGCGACCACCACGTTCACACCCAGTTCAGCCACGACGCGAAGTACCGTCTCGCCCAACAGCTCGACGCCGCCGAACGATACGGCGTCGACTGGCTCGCCTTCACGGAGCACGCGAACTTCGCCCACGCGGAGCAGGGCGTGTTCTCATCGCTCGAACAGATCCAGCAGGAGCGCGACGCCCGCGACCTCCTGATCTTCCAGGGCCTCGAGTGGTACATCCCCGCGGCCGAGCACGGTTCGGTGCTCGTCGCACCCGGGCACGACTCCGCCCGCGTGCTGCGCGCGTTCGAGCTCGCATGGGACGGCAAGCTCAACCGCTGGGAGCGGCCGGCGAATGCCGCGCAGCAGGCCGAGTGGGAGCGCCGCGCCGCCGAAGCGATCGCCTGGCTCGGCGCGCAGAAGCGCAGCGGACTCATCGAGGACGCCGTCGTGCTCGCGAACCACCCGCTGCGACTCGGCATCGATTCGCCGCACGAACTGCGCGCCTGGCGCGACGCCGACCCCGAGATCATGATCGGCATGGAGGGCGCGCCCGGCGCCCAAGGCTCGGCGATCAGCCAGAACACCCACGCGGGCGACCAGCGCGGCGAGTACACCAACGCGCCTCGCGCGGACAGCTGGCCCGGGCTCCCGGCCGACGCCTACCGCCCGTACGGCGGCTTCGACTGGGCGACCGCGACGGTCGGCGGCCTGTGGGACGCGATGCTCGCCGAGGGCAAGCCGTTCTGGATCACGTCGAACTCCGACAACCACCTCACCGTCAAGGACACCTGGGTGACCGGCGCCTACCCGCCGGGTGAGCCGTATGCGAGCCTCCCGAACGAGTTCGACCGATGGGCCGTGCTCGGCAAGCGACCCGACCCCGTCGACACCGGTTCGCCGCAGGGCGGCAGCGACTTCTGGCCGGGGCAGTTCTCGCGGCTGCACACGGGCGTCACGACCCGCAGCTATGCGGGCGTGCTGCAGGCGATGCGCCTCGGGCGGATGTGGGTGGACCACGGCCACCTGCTGAGCGGCTTCGACGTGCGCGTGCGCGCGACGATGCCCGGCACGGGTCGTGGACGCGGCAACGGCGCGGGCAACGGCTGGGGCAATGCAGCCGGAACCGGCGCGACCCTCGGCGGCCGGGTCGCCGCCCGGCGCGGGCAGGACGTCGAGGTGACGATCACCGTCACCACGACCGACTACGCCAACGCCGCGGGCATCGTGCCGCAGCTCGCGCACGTCGACCTCATCTCGGGCCCGGTCACCGGGGCCTCCGCGGATGCCGACGCCATGCGCGCACCGGAGACCCGCGTCGCGGCACGGTTCGACACGACCACGAGGCGCGGCACGTTCACGCTGACACACGTGTTCGAGGACGTCGACCGGCCGTTCTACGTGCGGTTCCGCGGCAGTGACGGCAAGCGCCAGGGTGCCGGGTACCACGGCGCCACGGTCGACCCGGGCGGCCCGCTGCGACACGGCGACGGGGAGGGCGACCCCTGGCAGGACACCTGGTTCTACGCGAACCCGGTGTTCGTCGACGTGCGCTGA
- a CDS encoding energy-coupling factor transporter transmembrane component T family protein, translating to MIASGGGGAVTPDVPATPADGRESHAASDAVDPFAEHRTQRPSRFLYALNPLAKLAAPVPVMVIVMFSRGIALPLAFIVFAAAVLLIGARLSGRAIAALLLGIPIAALVLGVTFGVWIDPSSVAGHPAASVTLVSIGDWDFTLAAYVVGFATGLRILAILLLSLIAGVTSTGTEFVRSMVQNLRVPYRLGYTALAALRFVPRFGHELEIIRAAHRVRGTDVGRGPVAAVRRALGYIVPLLASAIRHAERVALAMDARAFGAHRTRTERHLSPWRVRDTVFVACFLAVSIVIAVLTWAR from the coding sequence GTGATCGCGTCCGGCGGGGGCGGCGCCGTCACGCCCGACGTGCCCGCGACGCCTGCCGACGGGCGGGAGTCCCACGCGGCATCCGATGCCGTCGACCCCTTCGCCGAGCACCGCACGCAACGCCCATCGCGTTTCCTGTACGCCCTGAACCCGCTCGCGAAGCTCGCCGCACCGGTGCCGGTCATGGTCATCGTCATGTTCAGTCGGGGCATCGCGCTCCCGCTCGCGTTCATCGTGTTCGCGGCGGCCGTGCTGCTCATCGGCGCTCGACTGTCGGGCCGAGCGATCGCGGCACTGCTCCTCGGCATCCCGATCGCCGCACTCGTGCTCGGCGTCACCTTCGGCGTGTGGATCGACCCGTCGAGCGTGGCCGGCCACCCCGCGGCATCCGTCACCCTCGTGTCGATCGGCGACTGGGACTTCACGCTCGCGGCCTACGTCGTGGGCTTCGCCACCGGTCTCCGCATCCTCGCGATCCTGCTGCTCTCGCTCATCGCGGGCGTCACGTCGACCGGCACCGAGTTCGTGCGCTCGATGGTGCAGAACCTGCGCGTGCCCTACCGCCTCGGCTACACGGCGCTCGCCGCGCTGCGCTTCGTGCCGCGTTTCGGCCACGAGCTCGAGATCATCAGGGCCGCCCACCGGGTGCGGGGAACCGATGTCGGGCGCGGGCCGGTCGCGGCCGTGCGACGTGCGCTCGGCTACATCGTGCCGCTGCTCGCCTCGGCGATCCGGCACGCCGAGCGCGTCGCCCTCGCGATGGACGCCCGCGCCTTCGGCGCGCACCGCACCCGCACCGAGCGGCACCTCTCGCCGTGGCGAGTGCGCGACACGGTGTTCGTGGCGTGCTTCCTCGCGGTGAGCATCGTCATCGCCGTACTGACCTGGGCTCGCTGA
- a CDS encoding arylsulfatase, which yields MKPDRHARTMLPIPDRPPHGLTTYDAKDPATSYPPIEPLMPPDGAPNVLVILLDDVGFGAASAFGGPCATPNAERLAAGGLKYNRFHTTALCAPTRAAMLSGRNHHSVGMGSITETATSAPGNSSLKPNTKAPLAMTLKLNGYSTAQFGKCHEVPVWQSSPMGPFDAWPSGGGGFETFYGFIGGENNQYEPALYNGTTPVEPPATAEEGYHLTEDLADHAVSWVRTQKALMPDKPFFMYFAPGATHAPHHVPSEWSDKYKGAFAGGWDAQREATFARQKELGVIPADAELTPRHDEIPAWDDMSDELKPVLERQMEVYAGFLEHTDHHVGRVIDAIEDLGVLENTIIYYIIGDNGASAEGTVNGAFNEMANFNGMAALETPEFMVSKMDEFGTPSSYNHYAVGWAWAMNSPLQWTKQVASHWGGTRNGTILHWPKGITEQGGVRSQFTHVIDVAPTILEAAGLPEPTMVNGVMQSPMEGTSMLYSFNEPDTPERHELQYFEMFGNRGIYHKGWSAVTKHRTPWVMVGGATVAFDDDVWELYDGSGDFSQARDLSAEQPERLHELQRLWLIEAVKYNVLPLDDRTADRLNPEIAGRPTLIHGSSQLFFAGMGRLSENSVVSIKNKSFSVTAEVDVPEGGAEGVIIAQGGRFGGWSVFVSGGKLKFVYNVLGIHSFETEAETPIPAGNHQVRMEFAYDGGGLAKGGGVTLYYDGEAVGTGRVGATQPMVFSADETTDVGYESGTAVSPDYTPQSSRFTGKIHWVQIDTGDDDHDHLIDPEERLRVAMARQ from the coding sequence ATGAAGCCAGATCGCCACGCCCGCACGATGCTGCCGATCCCCGACCGGCCGCCGCACGGGCTCACGACCTACGACGCGAAGGATCCGGCCACCTCGTATCCACCGATCGAGCCGCTGATGCCACCCGACGGGGCTCCGAACGTGCTCGTGATCCTGCTCGACGACGTCGGCTTCGGCGCAGCAAGCGCCTTCGGCGGGCCGTGCGCGACACCGAACGCCGAGCGGTTGGCCGCAGGCGGGCTGAAGTACAACCGCTTCCACACGACCGCCCTGTGCGCGCCGACCCGTGCTGCCATGCTCAGCGGGCGCAACCACCACTCGGTCGGCATGGGCAGCATCACCGAGACCGCGACCTCGGCACCGGGCAACAGCTCGCTGAAGCCGAACACGAAGGCGCCGCTCGCGATGACCCTGAAGCTCAACGGGTATTCGACCGCGCAGTTCGGCAAATGCCATGAGGTACCGGTGTGGCAGTCGTCGCCGATGGGTCCCTTCGACGCCTGGCCGTCGGGCGGCGGTGGTTTCGAGACGTTCTACGGCTTCATCGGCGGTGAGAACAACCAGTACGAGCCCGCACTGTACAACGGCACGACTCCGGTCGAGCCGCCCGCAACGGCTGAAGAGGGATACCACCTCACCGAAGACCTCGCCGATCACGCCGTCAGTTGGGTCCGCACCCAGAAGGCGCTGATGCCAGACAAGCCGTTCTTCATGTACTTCGCCCCCGGCGCGACGCACGCCCCGCACCACGTGCCGAGCGAGTGGTCCGACAAGTACAAGGGCGCCTTCGCTGGCGGCTGGGACGCGCAGCGCGAGGCGACGTTCGCGCGGCAGAAGGAGCTCGGCGTCATCCCCGCCGATGCCGAACTCACCCCGCGACACGACGAGATCCCCGCGTGGGACGACATGTCCGACGAGCTCAAGCCAGTGCTCGAGCGCCAGATGGAGGTGTACGCCGGTTTCCTCGAGCACACCGATCACCACGTCGGCCGCGTGATCGATGCCATCGAAGACCTCGGCGTGCTCGAGAACACGATCATCTACTACATCATCGGCGACAACGGGGCATCGGCCGAGGGCACCGTCAACGGGGCCTTCAACGAGATGGCCAACTTCAACGGCATGGCTGCCCTGGAGACGCCCGAGTTCATGGTCTCGAAGATGGACGAGTTCGGCACGCCGAGCTCGTACAACCACTACGCGGTCGGCTGGGCCTGGGCGATGAACTCGCCGCTGCAGTGGACCAAGCAGGTCGCATCGCACTGGGGCGGCACCCGCAACGGCACGATCCTGCACTGGCCGAAGGGCATCACAGAGCAGGGCGGCGTGCGGTCGCAGTTCACGCATGTCATCGACGTCGCGCCCACAATCCTCGAGGCGGCCGGGCTGCCCGAGCCGACGATGGTGAACGGCGTGATGCAGTCGCCCATGGAGGGCACGAGCATGCTCTACTCCTTCAACGAACCCGATACCCCCGAGCGTCACGAGCTGCAGTACTTCGAGATGTTCGGCAACCGCGGCATCTACCACAAGGGGTGGAGCGCGGTCACGAAGCACCGCACTCCGTGGGTCATGGTCGGCGGCGCGACGGTCGCATTCGACGACGACGTGTGGGAGCTCTACGACGGCAGCGGCGACTTCAGCCAGGCTCGCGACCTGTCGGCCGAGCAGCCTGAGCGCCTGCACGAGCTGCAGCGGCTCTGGCTCATCGAAGCGGTCAAGTACAACGTGCTGCCGCTCGACGACCGCACCGCCGATCGACTCAACCCCGAGATCGCGGGCCGGCCGACCCTGATCCACGGGAGCTCCCAGCTGTTCTTCGCCGGCATGGGGCGGCTCTCGGAGAACAGCGTCGTCAGCATCAAGAACAAGTCGTTCTCGGTCACCGCCGAGGTCGACGTGCCCGAGGGCGGGGCCGAGGGAGTGATCATCGCCCAGGGCGGCCGCTTCGGCGGGTGGAGCGTCTTCGTGAGCGGCGGGAAGCTGAAGTTTGTCTACAACGTGCTCGGCATCCATTCGTTCGAGACCGAGGCCGAGACGCCGATCCCGGCCGGGAACCACCAGGTGCGCATGGAGTTCGCCTACGATGGCGGCGGGCTCGCCAAGGGCGGGGGCGTCACGCTGTACTACGACGGCGAGGCCGTGGGCACCGGCCGAGTCGGCGCCACACAGCCGATGGTCTTCTCCGCCGACGAGACGACCGATGTGGGCTACGAATCCGGCACGGCGGTCAGCCCCGATTACACACCGCAGTCGAGCCGGTTCACCGGCAAGATCCACTGGGTGCAGATCGACACCGGCGACGACGACCACGACCACCTGATCGACCCGGAGGAACGCCTGCGGGTGGCGATGGCGCGCCAGTAG
- a CDS encoding transferase: protein MGISYVEFEDEAGILRRYRKHVNGRGLVATTAKVDPTAFVDPTAYVDSGAEVQRGAQIGPGGWVEGDAIVAERAVVGVNAHIGRRAVVGRNAVVGPYASIGRDAKVQNGARVPRELTIADGDEYRASGDDLRRLGLAA from the coding sequence GTGGGCATCAGTTACGTCGAGTTCGAGGACGAAGCCGGGATCCTGCGTCGCTACCGCAAGCACGTGAACGGCCGGGGCCTCGTGGCCACGACGGCCAAGGTCGACCCGACCGCGTTCGTCGACCCGACGGCCTATGTCGACTCGGGCGCCGAAGTGCAGCGCGGCGCCCAGATCGGCCCGGGCGGCTGGGTCGAGGGCGACGCCATCGTCGCCGAGCGCGCCGTCGTGGGCGTCAACGCGCACATCGGTCGCCGTGCGGTCGTCGGACGCAACGCGGTCGTCGGCCCCTACGCGAGCATCGGTCGCGATGCGAAGGTGCAGAACGGAGCGCGCGTGCCGCGCGAACTCACGATCGCCGACGGCGACGAGTATCGCGCCTCGGGCGACGACCTGCGCCGGCTCGGCCTCGCGGCCTGA
- a CDS encoding PLDc N-terminal domain-containing protein, translating into MSLWDYLTVFFWVYVGIACLCIFVVLIVDIFRDHSLSGWAKAAWVAFLIVMPFVGSIVYLIMRGGGMSSRRGGDQPMLA; encoded by the coding sequence ATGTCGTTGTGGGACTACCTGACCGTGTTCTTCTGGGTCTACGTCGGAATCGCGTGCCTGTGCATCTTCGTCGTGCTGATCGTCGACATCTTCCGGGACCACAGCTTGAGCGGCTGGGCGAAGGCGGCCTGGGTCGCCTTCCTCATCGTGATGCCGTTCGTCGGCTCGATCGTGTACCTGATCATGCGCGGCGGCGGCATGTCGTCACGTCGAGGCGGCGACCAGCCGATGCTCGCCTGA
- a CDS encoding ABC transporter ATP-binding protein has protein sequence MPPAPLLDLDRVSIRHEGADVATPVDVSFQVARGEVVLILGPSGCGKSTLTLALDGLVPHAVPAALEGTVLVAGLDTSEHPVGVLSEHVAMVFQDPDAQIVTGTVLDEVCFAPENQLVEASEVLERAERALKLVGLWDRRAENPDTLSGGGRQRLAIACALAMAAPVLVLDEPTANLDPAGIDEVYAVLRELASVRDHAVVLVEHNLDAAVDLVDRVIVLDASGRLVIDGPAREVLRERADELVALGVWLPVSTLAAMRLRDAGVVLDPLPLTPAELAAALDALPSLPAPLSESSPVRSTALSPRPTLSIGPATGSTGAIAVIGETAIRARDLSVRRGGRRGPIVVEGVDLDVTAGDFLAIVGTNGAGKTSLLQALAGVIPAPRGTVDVLGVDPARCAARERARRIGFVFQNPEHQFIAPTVAEELAQGLHLQGVSEADAEPRVEAMLARFGLESLRAQHPFLLSGGQKRRLSVGTALIAGAPVLALDEPTFGQDRARASELLDMLRGLNDDGTTVLVVTHDLQLVADYASHIAVMDSGRLLGVGPTVEVLAGPLVEQAGLRHPPLARATRGLARHPAWHSITRMSQLPVSSKGAS, from the coding sequence ATGCCCCCAGCACCCCTGCTCGACCTCGACCGCGTGAGCATCCGCCACGAGGGCGCGGATGTCGCGACCCCCGTCGACGTCTCGTTCCAGGTCGCCCGAGGCGAGGTGGTGCTGATCCTCGGCCCGAGCGGGTGCGGCAAGTCGACGCTCACCCTCGCGCTCGACGGGCTCGTGCCGCACGCCGTGCCCGCCGCCCTCGAGGGCACCGTGCTCGTGGCCGGCCTCGACACGAGCGAGCATCCCGTCGGCGTGCTGAGCGAGCACGTCGCGATGGTCTTCCAAGACCCAGACGCGCAGATCGTCACCGGCACGGTGCTCGACGAGGTGTGCTTCGCTCCCGAGAACCAGCTCGTCGAGGCATCCGAGGTGCTCGAACGCGCCGAGCGCGCGCTGAAGCTCGTCGGCCTCTGGGACCGCCGCGCGGAGAACCCCGACACGCTCTCCGGCGGCGGGCGCCAGCGGCTCGCGATCGCCTGCGCACTCGCGATGGCCGCCCCGGTGCTCGTGCTCGACGAACCGACGGCGAACCTCGACCCCGCCGGCATCGACGAGGTCTACGCGGTGCTCCGCGAACTCGCCAGCGTTCGCGACCACGCCGTCGTGCTCGTCGAGCACAACCTCGACGCGGCCGTCGACCTCGTCGACCGGGTGATCGTGCTCGACGCGAGCGGGCGTCTCGTGATCGACGGGCCCGCCCGCGAGGTGTTGCGCGAACGCGCCGACGAACTCGTCGCCCTCGGGGTCTGGCTGCCGGTCTCGACGCTCGCGGCGATGCGGCTGCGCGATGCCGGCGTCGTGCTCGACCCGCTCCCCCTCACGCCGGCCGAGCTCGCCGCCGCCCTCGACGCCCTGCCGTCACTGCCCGCCCCGCTCAGCGAGTCGTCGCCCGTGCGCTCGACCGCGCTCTCGCCGCGACCGACCCTCTCGATCGGCCCGGCCACGGGGTCAACCGGCGCGATCGCCGTCATCGGCGAGACCGCGATCCGCGCCCGCGACCTCTCGGTGCGCCGCGGCGGGCGCCGCGGCCCGATCGTCGTCGAGGGCGTCGACCTCGATGTGACGGCGGGCGACTTCCTCGCGATCGTCGGCACGAACGGCGCGGGCAAGACCTCGCTGCTGCAGGCGCTCGCCGGCGTGATCCCCGCACCCCGCGGCACCGTCGACGTGCTCGGCGTCGATCCGGCGCGCTGCGCCGCCCGCGAGCGCGCCCGGCGCATCGGCTTCGTCTTCCAGAACCCCGAGCACCAGTTCATCGCTCCGACCGTGGCGGAGGAACTCGCCCAGGGCCTGCACCTGCAGGGCGTCTCCGAGGCCGACGCCGAGCCGCGCGTGGAGGCCATGCTGGCGCGGTTCGGCCTCGAGTCGTTGCGCGCCCAGCATCCGTTCCTGCTCTCGGGCGGCCAGAAGCGGCGTCTCTCCGTCGGCACGGCGCTCATCGCCGGCGCACCCGTGCTCGCGCTCGACGAACCGACGTTCGGGCAGGACCGGGCGCGCGCCTCCGAGCTGCTCGACATGCTGCGGGGCCTCAACGACGACGGCACCACCGTGCTCGTCGTCACCCACGACCTGCAGCTCGTCGCCGACTACGCGAGCCACATCGCCGTGATGGACAGCGGGCGCCTCCTCGGTGTCGGCCCCACGGTCGAGGTGCTCGCCGGCCCGCTCGTCGAGCAGGCGGGGCTGCGCCACCCTCCGCTCGCCCGGGCCACCCGCGGCCTCGCGCGGCACCCAGCCTGGCATTCGATCACCCGGATGTCGCAGCTGCCGGTCTCCTCGAAGGGCGCATCGTGA